The Elaeis guineensis isolate ETL-2024a chromosome 3, EG11, whole genome shotgun sequence region ttgtcagtcctgacagccgcgTGCGGCACGGCCATTTAgggacattgtcccgccgagggcattgtcaaccctagcgatttgacagccccataacgacatgacactttcacggcgactctgacagtctacagtgagttgacaattcctcacttgtctgcgctattaatgacggcaccatgccatgctccactatataaatcggggaaggcaacagtgcaagggatcggctccccccacttctcgactccaaaatcacaggctcgctcctctctccctctctccctcgattgagctctctgtcttcatttcactgttgcccagtcacctctctgacttgaccgtcggagagtccccgccggagccgcctccggtcagtgtggacttctcgttttgcaggtgcacgtttcccggcgatcggacgacgaggcgattggccgcaacagcttGAAATTATTTTGTTAATAAAATCAGGGTGGGTTAGAAATGGTGTATCAGAAGCTGTTAAGATTGTTCTTATgtcttttttttgatataaaaagattattcCTACATGTCTTATGACTATTGGCAGACATTGGATTGCAGTTTGGAGATATATTTGCAAGAGAATCATTTAAGATGGTTTGGATTGTGCAACAGATGAAGATAAAAACTGGAGGTCTGTGCTTCATCAAATGGAACGGGCTTGAgtaatgatctttttcagcttaggACCTGGTAGTGcactgataccatgaagcctagcTGCTGAGTAACAGCTGCTACTTCATGGATTTTCCTCTTAAATTTGTCTGTAACCAATCTTTATGCCTAAAATGGTTTTCCTAAAAGACTTAATGCATATGAATGAGGTTTTCAATTAACAAATTTCAGTGGGAAATTAAATGTCATACCTTGTGTTCTATAACCGAACATGGAGTtttgaatttttcttctttcatccATCCTGTTTCAGGGCCATCCcatctctatttttatttttgaagattatgagaatcataatctatttaataatataaaCCTTACATTTGGTATGGACAATCGATTGGAAGAAGGATTGATGAGAGAGAGGATGGATGGAAGATTTTTCTCTTCATTTGGTATAGAAAGAACGAAAGAAAGaaggataatatttatatgatattttaaataaactaTTCTTTGATTAAAAAGATATTATCATGAATttagtatatttatttattatataaatttataatctttataaaatataattatattaaaaattaataaatatttaattttaatttaatttaatttaataaataattttaatttaatctaatttaataatattttaattttaattttatttacataTATTGGTTATATAAGtaactaattaatatataatttaatttaaatagttatctAATTCTATACAAATAGCTAATTAAAAATAGCAAATATAATTAGAAAATCGAgcatgattttaattatttacttatagttatataattatatactgaaattaaaattaatagtaatgaaatttaattctataggattaatattatagataaaataaaaaaatatataaaatgaatGAAAATGTAAAAACGTGTTCAgtcttatcaaaaaattaataaggaaTAATTTTATTAATGTAGATTTCTACTTCTTATATATTCCATCCATTTTTCTTTACATCTTTGTAAATTAGATGATGGAAATTAGTAGACTAGGATAGATGGACAATCTCTTTTttgtcattcatttttttttaaattttttaaaccaaatgATAGATAGAGGATATCTATCCTTCGAATCCCATCCATCATCTCCCATAACCTAAATACAAGAAGGACAGTGTAGCTCAACACATGCCATGCCTTCCCATATCTTTGTTAGCAACATGAAAAAAGATGTATGCTCTCTCTTGATCCCTTGTCACCCCTTCATCAGCGTTGCACACCTTAGGAAATTATTAGGTGGACTAGATGGATTTAGAGTGAAATCACTTAGGTGGATTCATTTTTCTTAGGATGAAATTATtatgtattttattttatcttgGATGCATGATAGATTTTGTCCATCTTACTACTTTCTGTTTTACTTTTGCTCTCCATTCCTCCGTATGTAGACACCATTCGGTATGGTTGCTTGTTTGGCGAGTGTGGCTTGGAGAAAGGAGGGATGCCATTGCCTTCTATTTCTTCAAGTCTATATCCAGCACCATCTCCTCCCTCTCTCATTTTGTGTGTCCTCCCTAACCTCTAGGATTTTGTGTCCTCTCTGCAATCTCCACCTCAAAGTGGTGGTCAATTGCTGATAGTTGTTAGATCTAGCCGCCAAAAGGGTTCCTTTTTTCCCTTGTTTTGTGGTTGAGCCTCACCTCTACATTGCCTCTAGTAAGCGGGCTCTAAGATTGGCAAAGATGCTATGTATCCCATGATGGCACCTTGGTGTCCTCTGCTTCCTTGTCTATGTTGGGAAAATATGCTGCAGCAGGGCCACGACCGCCTctccttgtctctctctctctctctcttttatcctccctctctctttatctctctaTCTCACTCTCTAACCTTCTCTCCCTCCCCCTTTCTCCACTGTTTTGGGGATGGGGTGGGTTTTGGCTAAAGAAAGTAGGGACTCAaggtagtttattttttatttcgctACCAGCGGCGAAACTTGCCGCCGTAAATAACCAATCATATTTGTCCACATAACATGTACCATTCTTTGTTCCACATGCCATTACACAATTTTTTTTAACTAATATGTATAGCAGATTGTAGCATTTATGGATATAATATAAAAAGGCATTATGAGAAGCAGGcattgtgataaaaaattatcacctCAAGCCTGATTGCTTACCTTATCCTCAGAAGTATCGCTTACCTTATCCTAAGGAATTTTTCTTTGACGGGCATTCTTTGTGATGCCATATGCAATCATGGTGTAAAACATTATTTGGATCAGAAGGTTTTGTAAGAGTTCCGAGGTAGCGAAAGCGAAGGCATCATCACTTATTGGTAGTATTTACTAACacatgatatttttataaaaatgaagAAATTTTAAATATTCATTTCTGAAAAATGAAAATAACTAATAATGCAACATGATTTGAAGGTGATACAATATAATCCggatgttatataataaataaatatgaaagaaaattgAGTGTTATGCTGTTGATGAAACAATACACCAATAACAGCAAAAGATCAAACAATCTATGGAATCCATTCATTCTCGGAACACAACTGAAGGAATAATGGGAATTCTTGTTTGAGAAAATGATAAATGATAAAGCAAAAGACAAGGgacatcaaaaatcttagatgacaTTCTAACAATATAATTCTAGTGAAACCGTACATGAGTGTACTATAAAAAGAAAAggtagaaataaaaaagaaactgTGACATTGTTATAATAACGATAATAGACAGCACATGACGGAAGACCAAATAAACAGAAATAGAAGCAAATATGGGTATCTTTGTTTATGAATTGAAAGCAAGCACTCTGATGCTTTTTGACTCTTTCCTTTTAGCATCATCTCTCTGGAGGCTATAAAAGATTTGCAAGCGCTAAATTAAGCTCCGCAAGGCTTTAATGGTGGATCGGCATGATCATCAAGCTCCTTAAAGATAACAATGATGGAGCTCCTTGAACCAGAGTACAATCTAGGAAGATCTGTCCATGGGCAAATAAAGGAGAACTAAATTAGAGATTCCATAACGTAGTAAAATTGTATGAACCTTCTAATCACTCTCACAGATTTTGTATAAAATGGTAAAATATATGAGAACAAGGAAGCGATCCAGTTGGTATATATTTGGATGAATCTAACAATTTTCAAGCAAAATGGCAACAGTCATATTGGATCTTAAAATGTTCATTTTAAGTTAaatttgcatataaagaaatggggaaaaaaaaatgaagcaacAAATAGGATccaacttaatttaatcaattcTGACTATGACTCAGAGTAGATTATGAGAATCTAAAACGATAGAAAGAGAAATTTAATAAATTACCAAGTCATATGCAAGAGAAAAGCCGGTGGACAAATGCAAGAAATTTTGCAGCGAAGGTGCGTATTTCATTCAtttcttctctattttcttcCTCCCTTCTATCTTCTTCCTCTCGTATGCTTGGCCAGATGGAGATGTGTGGGATGTGAGCAATCTTGTGCCAGTCCTCGCCTGTCTCCCTCTTGCATCGCCTCTCTAGCTGGGGACAGAATCCAATGTTCAAGTATTGGAGTGCGGTGAGGTGTTGCAAGCCATCTGGCAGCATTGCCAGTTGGGGCAGGTAGGAGATTTCCAGCCGTTGGAGTGCGGTGAGATGTTGTAGGCTATCTGGCAGCATTTTCAGCTGGGGCAGGTTGGAGAGATTCAGCTGTCGGAGTGCGGTGAGGTGTCGTAGGCCATCTGGCAGCATCGTCGGCTGGGGCATCTCATTGCTGCTTCTTATTGTCAGAGTCTCCATGGAGCATGGGATAACGACTAATTTGGGGCATGAACTTATCTCCAACTTGGTAAGGCGAGGGCATGATTCTGCATGCCATTTTTCCAAATTGGGCATGTCTTCTAAAGTCAAATCCTCTAGTGACGGGAATGTGATGCCGCCACCATCCCCATAAAACTCTTCTCCGATTCTCCTCACGGCATGCATTTTACGCAATTTCAAATTCTTTAATGAGGGCCATGGACCAAGTGGAAGATGTTCACACCTCTTGAGGTTCCCCATTGTAAGCTCAACTAGATTCGGGAAAGAAGGTGACATCCAATTGGGTAATCTGGTGCCTATATAAGAATAGATTTCCAACTTCTCCAGATTATGGTGAGGTTGGAGCCTTTCAAATACACCCTCTGCCACTTCCACTTCAGTAGATGATGGTTCATGTATCCCGTTCCATCCAAGACTCAGACGATTCAATCTCGTCTTTGCCCTCAGGTTTGCTTGCATGGCTTCATCTGGATCTTTCACATGATGCAGATTTTTAATTTCCAAGCTACCATGAATAGAGTTCAGATGTTGCAGCTCGGCAATGGTGCACCCATTCTCCTGAGCAACAATGAACATCGGCAATGTCTCAAGGTTACTCAACCGGCCCAGGCCACGAGGTATGCAAGCCAGATGGAAACAATCTGTTATATCTAGGTGTCTGAGGTTGCCTAGATTATTTATACCTTCAGGCAATTCTTTTAGCATCCAGCAATGGGAAGGATTCAATGTCTGCAAACTGGAAAGTCTGGTGATCGAGGTAGGTAACGTTGTAATCTCCCAACACCATGATATATCCATATATCTAAGGTTGCATAAGTTACCTATACCTTCAGGCAATTCTTTTAGCATCTCGGAATGGGAAAGATTCAATGTCTGCAAATTGTAAAGTCTGGTGATCGAGGCAGGCAATGTTGTAAAAGGAGCAAATGATAGGTCAATGAATCGTAGATGCTTTAATATGCTTATTCTATTAGACAACTTCACAAATCCACCATAATTTAAGTCCAATGCACGTAACTGGGTGAAAGTTTTTGTTGCATTGAAGATAAATTCATCCACATCAACGTTACTACGATATTCTGCCTTAAACAAAACAAGCGATCtcaattttttggcttcataagtTGTCTTGAAATCAATTGATGACCCAGAAGAATATGGTATCGATAGATAACGGCATCCATGTGAAATGCCCTTCGTATCCCCCTTCATGACTAAAGCTTCATCCTCTGTGATGGAACATGCAAGATCATGGACTAAATCATGCATCTTACATATCCATGGATCATTGTACTCATCCATTTGGACATCTTGAAAGAATGATCTTGACAACAAATTATCAAAGTATTGCTTGCCAACGTCCTCTGCATTTTGAGAAGTACGTGATGTATCAATGAGTCCTTCAGCCATCCACAACTGAATCAATCTCGTTATTTCAAATTCATGATCTTTCGGGAACACAGAACAGTACGTGAAACACCGCTTCAAGTGAGAAGGTAAATGATCATAACTCAACTTTAGTACATGGAGAATTCCAGCTTCGCCTATGGGTAACCCTCCTACTTCAAAATCTTTGCAGATAGCTGACCACTCCTGTACCTTTGTGTAAGAGTTCATCAGACTTCCAAGAGCTTTTGCCGCTAAAGGCAGACCTCCACACTTTTTAATGATCTCCCATCCAATTTTCTCCAATTCTCGGTTATCTTCTTCCCTCTCAGACCTAAATGCCCTTTGCTTGAACAGACACCAGCAATCCTCATCTTGCAACCCTTGCAATTGATGTACTGAGACGGTTCCGATTGTGGATGCACCAGAAGCAACAGTTTCAACGCGTGTTGTTAGTATGATCTTGCTTCCTAATTTGGCATGTATGAACAAAGGTTTTAGTTTTTCCCACTCCGATTCCTTATCGTTCCATAAATCATCTAAAACCAAAAGAAATCTTTTTGTTCtcaatttttcatccaaaaaagttGACATGGTTTGCAAGTTTGAGAAAATGCTCTGCTCCCCTTTAAGTTGTTCAATCATTGACCGCAAGAACATTTTCACGTCAAAAGTTTCACCCACACAAACCCACATTCGAAGCTCAAATTGCTCCTTAATCCTCTCATTGTTGTAGACTGATTGAGCAAGGGTTGTCTTTCCAATTCCACCAAGGCCAACTATTGTAAggatagagatatttttgtcattatctCTGTCAACTAAGAACTCCATGACCTGTTTTTCATCTTCATCTCGTCCATAAATTTTTGGTTCGATCACCAATGAGGTGGTCTCACGGTCCACAGGCCTATCCGAgtcagatttatttttgatcgaatctgagtcagatttgatcacCATCAAATCAAAATCCTTGTTCTCCTTTACAATTTCATCAAATCTCTCCCTAATCTCTCTTATCTTGCCACCAATTTTATATCGAAATGCGATTGGATTGTTTGAGGAAAAGAAGTCACGCACCTTTCCAGTCATGCGGTCATATCTCTCCATTCTTCGCCGCAGTGCTTCAGTTTGGAACTCATCCACCACATCGTCAGCATCTAAAGCTGCATCTTTGAGTTTCTTCAACCAACCTTGCAGAGCTTTGTTGGTGATAGATTTCTTCTCTGCATCATCAAGCACGTTCTGGATCATTGATAACTTGCTCTGCAACTTCTCCATGTCGGTGTAGACGCTCCTCTCCAGTCCCAGCTCCTTCCATAGCCCAGAGGCCAACTTCTCCACCACCATTTTGACAACAGGACTGGCAGCTGTTACTGCAAATTCAGCCATGATTCCAGAGGATGATTGGAGAACCATATCGGAGAACTAACAAAAGCTTTGATCTTCTCTACCGAGGTCTTGATTCAAATAAATGGAG contains the following coding sequences:
- the LOC105036541 gene encoding putative disease resistance protein RGA3, encoding MVLQSSSGIMAEFAVTAASPVVKMVVEKLASGLWKELGLERSVYTDMEKLQSKLSMIQNVLDDAEKKSITNKALQGWLKKLKDAALDADDVVDEFQTEALRRRMERYDRMTGKVRDFFSSNNPIAFRYKIGGKIREIRERFDEIVKENKDFDLMVIKSDSDSIKNKSDSDRPVDRETTSLVIEPKIYGRDEDEKQVMEFLVDRDNDKNISILTIVGLGGIGKTTLAQSVYNNERIKEQFELRMWVCVGETFDVKMFLRSMIEQLKGEQSIFSNLQTMSTFLDEKLRTKRFLLVLDDLWNDKESEWEKLKPLFIHAKLGSKIILTTRVETVASGASTIGTVSVHQLQGLQDEDCWCLFKQRAFRSEREEDNRELEKIGWEIIKKCGGLPLAAKALGSLMNSYTKVQEWSAICKDFEVGGLPIGEAGILHVLKLSYDHLPSHLKRCFTYCSVFPKDHEFEITRLIQLWMAEGLIDTSRTSQNAEDVGKQYFDNLLSRSFFQDVQMDEYNDPWICKMHDLVHDLACSITEDEALVMKGDTKGISHGCRYLSIPYSSGSSIDFKTTYEAKKLRSLVLFKAEYRSNVDVDEFIFNATKTFTQLRALDLNYGGFVKLSNRISILKHLRFIDLSFAPFTTLPASITRLYNLQTLNLSHSEMLKELPEGIGNLCNLRYMDISWCWEITTLPTSITRLSSLQTLNPSHCWMLKELPEGINNLGNLRHLDITDCFHLACIPRGLGRLSNLETLPMFIVAQENGCTIAELQHLNSIHGSLEIKNLHHVKDPDEAMQANLRAKTRLNRLSLGWNGIHEPSSTEVEVAEGVFERLQPHHNLEKLEIYSYIGTRLPNWMSPSFPNLVELTMGNLKRCEHLPLGPWPSLKNLKLRKMHAVRRIGEEFYGDGGGITFPSLEDLTLEDMPNLEKWHAESCPRLTKLEISSCPKLVVIPCSMETLTIRSSNEMPQPTMLPDGLRHLTALRQLNLSNLPQLKMLPDSLQHLTALQRLEISYLPQLAMLPDGLQHLTALQYLNIGFCPQLERRCKRETGEDWHKIAHIPHISIWPSIREEEDRREEENREEMNEIRTFAAKFLAFVHRLFSCI